Proteins found in one Prosthecobacter debontii genomic segment:
- a CDS encoding c-type cytochrome, with product MKYFFLSYLFVAAIVVAAFGTRGSKSELPPIEIFQDMDHQAKVKYQAKSDFFADGLGGRRPVKNTVPMGFEIPSKPASSPDYKPATFGFTNGLDYYSTGKVGDYYGDGMPKEITVNKAFLERGELKYNINCAICHGTSGNGKGITSKYGIMTAFNFHQAGSTDTNNAAAYRADGAIFDVITHGKGLMGSYGGNIAVQDRWAIVAYIRAMQVAVKENNVSVQ from the coding sequence ATGAAATATTTCTTCCTCAGCTACCTCTTTGTCGCCGCGATCGTCGTCGCCGCCTTTGGCACACGTGGCAGCAAGTCTGAATTACCCCCGATCGAAATCTTCCAGGACATGGACCACCAGGCGAAGGTGAAATACCAAGCCAAGAGTGACTTCTTTGCCGATGGTTTGGGTGGTCGCCGCCCAGTGAAAAACACCGTCCCGATGGGCTTCGAGATCCCCAGCAAGCCCGCTTCTTCCCCAGATTACAAACCCGCCACCTTCGGCTTCACCAACGGCCTGGACTACTACAGCACCGGCAAAGTCGGTGACTATTATGGCGACGGGATGCCCAAGGAAATCACCGTCAACAAGGCCTTCCTGGAGCGCGGTGAGCTGAAATACAACATCAATTGCGCCATCTGCCACGGCACCTCCGGTAACGGCAAAGGGATCACCTCCAAGTATGGCATCATGACGGCCTTCAACTTCCACCAGGCTGGCAGCACTGACACCAACAATGCCGCCGCCTACCGTGCCGATGGCGCCATCTTCGACGTCATCACTCATGGCAAGGGTTTGATGGGTTCCTACGGAGGCAACATCGCCGTCCAAGACCGCTGGGCCATCGTGGCCTACATCCGCGCCATGCAGGTGGCCGTGAAGGAAAACAACGTCTCCGTCCAGTAA